The following nucleotide sequence is from Futiania mangrovi.
CGGTGAACAAGACGGCGAACCACCATCTCGGGTTTCATGTCTTTGCTGCGGATGCGGCGCATATTCTCGCTTCGCCGCTGCGGCGATAGCTTGTCCATTCTAAATCGGTCGCCCGTACTTTTCCGCTAGGTCCTTTTCGGCCTGTGTCGAGGGCCTGAAGGGAACAAAGTCAGCAATAGGTAACCCGAGCGCAGTCATGAGCTTGCGATCATATTCCTTCGACAGAATCAGAATGCCTTCATTTCTTAAAATGTCGCGAGTTCCCCTGCCACCATCCGCTCTGACCCGTCGCATGAAGTCCTTCTGCTGCCCGACGCCCTGGACCGCCTCACGAGTGACCGGCATATTCAGTGTTGCCCGAAAGAGACGCTTCATGCGTTCATTTCCATGCTTTCCAGCGAAGATATGATCTACCTCATCATCGCTAAGGCTGCGCCAGAAGTTGGGGGGATACGGTAACTGTTTGAATATCCATAGTATGTTTTCCCAAGCTTCGGCCCTAAGGCTGGTCTTCTTGTCCTTGTTCTGTCCTTGGCGCAGGTATTCGGGGCGGGCGATGACGAGGCCGAGGTAGCAAAGGGCGGTCTTTTCATCTGCTGCACTTAGGATACAGGGATGGCCGATTGCCTCAGTTGGGATCATCCATCCACTGCTCATAGTGTGCTTGATGTCCACGTCATGACCGCAAAGAACGGTATCCAACCGGCCGCGCGGCAGGTTCAACTCTGCCCGCAACATAATCTCAACAAGCGTGCCGATGTAAGTGCGCTCGACCTTCTCAAGTTGCGCATAGCTCCGGCGTCGCGTTGTGGCGGTCTTGATTACCCAATCAATTTCCCGGCGAAGCATCGCTGGAATCCGGGACTCCAAACCGTCAGGTCCACCCGCTCGCTCCTGAATGTCTTTGAGAATCTTGTCGAGAACCACGAAATCAGGGTGACCGGGGGCGACGATGCTCGCTGGGATCTTTTTCTTCATGAACTCCAACCCTTTCGGGCCGGAGTCTTCTCACGCGGTTCGCGACGAGTCCACTAGCTCAAGCAGTGAGCCGTGCCGTCCGTCCGGATAGGGCTTCCTTGATCTGGGCCGAGACAGCACGCGCGACCGGAGGAGGGAACGCGTTGCCTACTTGCCGATACGCGTTCGTCTTTCGGCCAACAAATTTCCAGTCATCAGGGAACCCTTGGATTCGGGCGACCATTTGAACGGTTAATCGAGGCATTCCAACAAAGTCAGGACCAGGCGCCGTTTCCGCAATCGTCTTGCCGTTCACGCCCAGCATCTGCCAAGCTCGACGTGCCCGGGTCGGACCGAGATCAGGTCCACCATGCTTCTTCGATCCACCCACAATGGTGGGCGCAATCTCGTCCGCGCGCTCGGCCCAAGCCTTGGCACCCGGCCAGCCACCCTCAGCCATTAGGTCGCGAAGAACCTTTCCTACCGTCGGCGGGTTTTGGTGCCGTTCCTCCGGCCACTCAAACCCGTCAGCATGGTCTCTCTGGACCGCGACAATCACGACCCTTGGGCGCAGTTGCGGAACGCCGAAGTGAGAGGCATTCAGGAGCCGCCAGTCGGTCACGTATCCGAGCTGACTCAATTGCCGCTTGAGCCCCTCCCGGTAATCGAAGAACACGGCGTCCAAGAAGCCCCGGACATTCTCGATCATCACGGCGCGGGGTCGGATAGCATCGACGATGTCCAACGCGTCGGGAAACAGGTTGCGCTCGTCTTTTTCACCGAGTTGCTTCCCCGCAACTGAGAAGGGTGGGCACGGCAGACCTCCGGCGACGAGATCGATGCCACGAAACTTGTGGGCATCCTCTTTGAAGCGGCGGAGATCATCCTCGATAACGTTCCAGCTTGGCCGGTTTGCCGTCAGTGTCGCGCAGCAGTGGGCGTCAATCTCGACCAGTGCCTCATGGCCGAAGCCAGCCTGTTCTAGTCCTAGCGCTTGGCCACCTGCGCCTGCGCAGAGTTCCACCGACGACAACATGTAGATGGCTCCTTCTTGTAGGCCCCCATCCCTGCTCTAATCGACTCCTGCTCTGCTGTCAGCAGCGAATCGATGTTCCGGCTTTGTTTTGAGCGCTTGGTTGCGGATCAGCAATGAGTACCCGCTGCCCCCAAGCTTAATTGTATCCGGCTCATTTTGGCGTCTCCCCAAGCTTGTATCGGTGCCCAAGGCTGTGCGGCGAAACCCTCGCGCGGCATCCGTAGTCGGGCTAAGGGCAGCTGCCAATTCTGCGGGTGAGGGGCTGCGAGTTATGTTTGCTGTTACCCCACATGTTACCCCATCGTCAAAATCACCTTTTGTGGCCTTTGAGGAATTCCAATAAATCATTATTATGTATCAATAATATTGGTGCCGGCTGAGGGACTTGAACCCCCGACCCCCTGATTACAAATCAGGTGCTCTACCAACTGAGCTAAGCCGGCGCCGGGGCCGGGTCGGGGCGTCCGTAATTTGACGCGCACCATTGCCTCCCGGGCGATGCCGCGCGTTTTAGCCGATCGCGGCGCAGCTGGCCAGATGCCTTCCTCTGCGGGCGCGGTTTGCTCCGCCTGTGCGCGTGCGCGTCCCCTCGCGTGACGGCCATGCGCGCCGCCTTCGGTCCTCGCGCGCTCAGGGGATGCGTTCGGGCGTGCAATCCTCTATATCTCGCGCCCGGCGCCGCCCCTTCGAAGAGAGAGTCCCACGCATGGCCCGCATCCTGATCACCAGCGCGCTCCCTTACATCAACGGCATCAAGCACCTGGGCAATCTCGTCGGCTCCATGCTGCCGGCCGATGCCTATGCCCGCTTTGCCCGCTCGCGCGGCCACGAAGTCATGCTGATCTGCGCGACCGACGAGCATGGTACGCCGGCGGAACTTGCCGCGCACGAGGCGGGCCTTCCCGTCGAGGACTATTGCGCGCAGATGCACGAGGTACAGAAGGGTCTGGGACTCCGGTTCGGCCTTTCCTTCGACTGGTTCGGCCGCTCGCACTCCTCACAGAACCACGATATCACGCAGCACCTCTACAAGAAGCTCGACGAGAACGGGCTGCTGGAGGAGGTGACCACGCGCCAGGTCTATTCCATCGACGACGGGCGCTTCCTGCCCGACCGCTACGTCATCGGCACCTGCCCGCATTGCGGCTACGAGCGGGCGCGCGGCGACCAGTGCGAAAGCTGCACGCGCGTGCTCGACCCGACCGACCTGATCGGGCCGCGCTCGGCGGTTTCCGGCTCCACCCGCATCGAGATCCGCGAATCGAAGCACCTCTTCCTGCGCCAGTCGCTGATGGTCGACCGGCTGCGCACGTGGATCGACAGCAAGACCGACTGGCCGCTGCTCGTCACCTCCATCGCGAAGAAGTGGCTGGACGAGGGGCTGAACGACCGCGGCATCACCCGCGACCTCAACTGGGGCATCCCGGTCGCCTACAAGGGCGAGGTGCGTCCCGGCTTCGAGGGCAAGGTGTTCTACGTCTGGTTCGACGCGCCCATCGAATATATCGGCGCGACGATGGAGTGGGCGGACGCCACGGGCGGCGACTGGCGGCGCTGGTGGCGCGAGGACCAGGGCGCCGGCGACGTGCGCTACATCCAGTTCATGGGCAAGGACAACGTGCCCTTCCACACGGTCGGCTTTCCCGTGACGCTGTTCGGCTCCGGCGAGCCGTGGAAGGTCGTGGACTACATCAAGGGCCTCAACTGGATGAACTATTACGGGGGCAAGTTCTCGACCTCCGGCAAGCGCGGCGTGTTCATGGACCACGCGCTAGAGCTTCTGCCAGCCGACTACTGGCGCTGGTACCTGCTTGCGAACGCGCCGGAATCGGACGATTCGAACTTCACCTGGGAGCAGTTCCAGTCCGCCATCAATCGCGACCTCGCCGACGTGTTCGGCAATTTCGTCAACCGCGTGGCGAAGTTCTGTGCCGCCCGGTTCGATGCGAAAGTGCCCGAGGGCGGCGACTACGGCCCGCTGGAGCTTGAGACGATCGCTGCGCTGGAGACCCGACTCGGCGCGCTGACCGGCCACATGGAGGCGATGGAGTTCCGCAAGTCCGCGCAGGAGCTGCGCGCGATCTGGGTCACGGGCAACGAATACCTCCAGAAGGCGGCACCCTGGACGGTCTTCAAGGCCGATTCCGTGGCGGCAGGGGCGTCGATACGTTTCGCCCTGAACCTTGGCGTGCTGTTCGCAACGCTGGCGCGGCCCTTCGTGCCGGAGACCGCGGACCGCGTCGCCGGCGCGCTTGCACCCGGCGGGACCGCGTCCGGCTGGCCGGAGAGCGTTGCGGACGCGGCTGCCCAACTTTCGCCCGGTGCGGCCATCAGCGTGCCGGAGGTGCTGTTCGCCAAGCTCGACGACGAACAGATCGCCAGCTGGAAAGCCCGCTTCGGAGGAGAGGATGCCTGAACCCATGCGTGACCTGACGATGCCCCGTGCCCGCCTGATCCCGCTCGCCCTCTGCCTTGCGCTCGCTCTGCCCGCGGGCGCGCCGGCGCTGGCGCAGCAGTCCCAGGGCGGCGCGCAGCAGCAGGGTGGCCAGCCCGAGCCGCAGCGCAAGGAAATCGACCTCTCCGCCGAGGACCTGGAGCGTCTGGCCGCCGCCTGTACCGGCGCGGTGACCGAGATCGCCGCGCGCCGGGCGCCCGCGCCCTCCATCCGGCACGGCTTCAGCGACGGTCACGTGGCCCTGATGGTCGATTACCTGCTCGACCCCTCGCTCGACGATGCCAACTGGATCGAGGCGCTGTCGCAGGCTCTCAACCGCAAGGTACAAAGGGGCGAGCTTGGCCGGATCGAGGAGCGGGAGCCCAGGGGCACCTATCTCGCGACCGGCGTGGTCGCCACGCTCGACAATGACGATGGACGCCGCGCCTTCGCGTTCTGCGAGTTCCGCGACTACCGGAAGGGGCAGGGGCCCCAGTTCGCGCGCATCCGTCTTGCCCGGTCCGAGCCCGCGCTGTTCGGGCGCTGGGTCGGCGTTCCGATGTTCTGACGCTCAGGGTCCTGTTCCGGCGGCGGGGTGGCTGCGCCGGAACAGGTCGTAGAGTGCGATGGCGGCGGCATTGGAGACGTTGAGGCTTTCCATCGCCTCGCTCATCGGAATGCGGGCGAGCAGGTCGCAGGTTTCCGCCGTGAGGCGCCGAAGACCCGTGCCCTCCGCGCCCAGTACCAAGGCCACGCGTGCGCCCATCTCCACGGTGTCGAGCCTGGCAGAAGAGCCGCCCGCCAGCCCGATTCGCCAGTAGCCGAGGTCGGCAAGCTCCTCCAGCGCGCGGGCGAGGTTGGTTTCCCGCGCGATCGCGACGGTTTCCGCCGCACCGGACGCGGCCTTCGCAAGCGCGCCGAAGAGCGGGGGGGAGTGCCGCTCCTGCATCACCACGCCCGCGACGCCGAAGGCGGCCGCGCTGCGCAGGATCGCGCCCACATTGTGCGGGTCGGTAACCTGGTCGAGGACGAGGACGGGCCCTTCGCGCCGGGCAATGTCCGACAGCGCGACGGAGGGCAGGTCCGCCGCCTCGATCGCGAGTCCCTGGTGCACCGTGCCCGGCCCGAGGAGGCGGTCGAGGTCGCGTGCCTCCATCGATTCGGGTTTGGGATGGTCGGCGGCGAGGTGCGGGGCTGCCTGATCGAGCATGGCGGGCGTGCCGGCGATGCGGCGCACCCGCCGCGCCGGATTGGCGAGCGCGGCCAGCACTGCATGGGTGCCCCAGATCCAGCC
It contains:
- a CDS encoding DNA cytosine methyltransferase; this encodes MLSSVELCAGAGGQALGLEQAGFGHEALVEIDAHCCATLTANRPSWNVIEDDLRRFKEDAHKFRGIDLVAGGLPCPPFSVAGKQLGEKDERNLFPDALDIVDAIRPRAVMIENVRGFLDAVFFDYREGLKRQLSQLGYVTDWRLLNASHFGVPQLRPRVVIVAVQRDHADGFEWPEERHQNPPTVGKVLRDLMAEGGWPGAKAWAERADEIAPTIVGGSKKHGGPDLGPTRARRAWQMLGVNGKTIAETAPGPDFVGMPRLTVQMVARIQGFPDDWKFVGRKTNAYRQVGNAFPPPVARAVSAQIKEALSGRTARLTA
- the rlmB gene encoding 23S rRNA (guanosine(2251)-2'-O)-methyltransferase RlmB, whose product is MRPKKVSRRDIRSHAARHGPKGPQRPAGHGGWIWGTHAVLAALANPARRVRRIAGTPAMLDQAAPHLAADHPKPESMEARDLDRLLGPGTVHQGLAIEAADLPSVALSDIARREGPVLVLDQVTDPHNVGAILRSAAAFGVAGVVMQERHSPPLFGALAKAASGAAETVAIARETNLARALEELADLGYWRIGLAGGSSARLDTVEMGARVALVLGAEGTGLRRLTAETCDLLARIPMSEAMESLNVSNAAAIALYDLFRRSHPAAGTGP
- the metG gene encoding methionine--tRNA ligase, with translation MARILITSALPYINGIKHLGNLVGSMLPADAYARFARSRGHEVMLICATDEHGTPAELAAHEAGLPVEDYCAQMHEVQKGLGLRFGLSFDWFGRSHSSQNHDITQHLYKKLDENGLLEEVTTRQVYSIDDGRFLPDRYVIGTCPHCGYERARGDQCESCTRVLDPTDLIGPRSAVSGSTRIEIRESKHLFLRQSLMVDRLRTWIDSKTDWPLLVTSIAKKWLDEGLNDRGITRDLNWGIPVAYKGEVRPGFEGKVFYVWFDAPIEYIGATMEWADATGGDWRRWWREDQGAGDVRYIQFMGKDNVPFHTVGFPVTLFGSGEPWKVVDYIKGLNWMNYYGGKFSTSGKRGVFMDHALELLPADYWRWYLLANAPESDDSNFTWEQFQSAINRDLADVFGNFVNRVAKFCAARFDAKVPEGGDYGPLELETIAALETRLGALTGHMEAMEFRKSAQELRAIWVTGNEYLQKAAPWTVFKADSVAAGASIRFALNLGVLFATLARPFVPETADRVAGALAPGGTASGWPESVADAAAQLSPGAAISVPEVLFAKLDDEQIASWKARFGGEDA
- a CDS encoding NaeI family type II restriction endonuclease, with protein sequence MKKKIPASIVAPGHPDFVVLDKILKDIQERAGGPDGLESRIPAMLRREIDWVIKTATTRRRSYAQLEKVERTYIGTLVEIMLRAELNLPRGRLDTVLCGHDVDIKHTMSSGWMIPTEAIGHPCILSAADEKTALCYLGLVIARPEYLRQGQNKDKKTSLRAEAWENILWIFKQLPYPPNFWRSLSDDEVDHIFAGKHGNERMKRLFRATLNMPVTREAVQGVGQQKDFMRRVRADGGRGTRDILRNEGILILSKEYDRKLMTALGLPIADFVPFRPSTQAEKDLAEKYGRPI